Within the Medicago truncatula cultivar Jemalong A17 chromosome 4, MtrunA17r5.0-ANR, whole genome shotgun sequence genome, the region TTCAAAATTCACCAAAACCAGAATTTGGCTATACATCTTAGGCTAAAAAATTCACTAAAACTATCAATTGGCTACATTTCCAGAAACTTCAGAACCATTGAATCAGCTCCTAATCCgttatgaaaattgaaatagaaaagTCTTCCTCGAACCACAATGTAGTCGCACATAACACAAACCATTCACTCAATCCTCCATTCTAATGAATCCAATCTCAAGCTgtaatgatgtttttattgctTTCGTTCATGattcaatgaaaaaaacaaataatactcaattacatttcaatttcattaatACTATCACTGATATATTCCCATCAGCAGAAGTTAATTATAGTTACCAATATTGAAACCTATGAAATCCAGATACGTAATACACGAGCAGGTGCAACACAATATGGATACGTGTATACGCGAAATTTTTTCAGTATAAAAGCTTCATAGATTGAAAGCAAATATCACTTTGATCAAACCTAAAATGATTATTTCCACTAAAattatgttttcttcttcttccagatggaatattaaataaacaataagTCACCAATGTTCCATGACTTACCCACTTGaaataaatgcataaaaaacataaaacaaagaaACCCAATTTcaaaagggtttttttttttttttttttttttttttctataccCATTTTGTTGAAGATTGAAACAAagcataaaagaataaaaaaaaatgaaaatgaagaaagtACCTGACCAACAGTTAGAAGAGTACAAGATTGGAATGAATTACGCCTTGAATTTGCACCTAAAAcatcaacaaatcaaacaagattgttgaaaacaacaacaataatattcacaaaaaaatcactgaaacgaagaagaagaagaagatgaagaatatgtTTATACCTGAAACGTGAGAAGGGGTTGTGATGTTTTCCAATGCTACTCTCACAGGCATGTTGTAGATGTAGAAGACTGATCGCAATGCTTGTGCTTGAATCAAAGACCAAAGAGAAGAAATCAgaacataaaattatttttggcttaaatatacGAACAGTCTctgtaaatttgaaaaaaaaaaaaaaattaattacatcgtgtaaaaaaaaaaaaaatttgttttaaaaatgtcctGACCCCACTTCATTGGTGATTTGGCAAGGTTTTGGGCCACGTGGCATAAAATTTTGTCAAATCACCAATGAAGTGGGGCCTGAgacatttttaataatttttgttttacagggatgtaattaattttttttttacagggatgaaaatcaaaatgcgcttaaattacagggacagtttgcatatttaaaccattatttttctcaaatttacttttttatatttttctaaacaaaatattaaaaatagtaaaaaaggtCTTATTAACGGGACACTGGTTAATGaatccaaaactaaaaaaaatatcttgaaaatataaactgTTATTTTTTACTAACTAATTATTACATCACTTTTTAATTAAATCTTACCTCTTTTTAGCTGCTTAACCAATACTCCGGGAACATTGGTTAACATTGTCCATAGTGAAAATGCAAAGTGGTccctgtaaaataaataaacatatcaGTTGTATACGAATATAAATAATTACACATATCACTTGTATACAAAAAGAGACAAATGAAGGTTGACATAGTTGATAAGATATGTTTTAGACTCTAATAGACTGGACAAAACAGGTAACGaaacttaaatatttattttttgaatttaattaatgtaCAATTATTTTGCATATGTATATTATATGTTGTCAAATGAATTCATGAACATGAAAACAAACCTGcaaaatgtttttcatttttgatgTACCATGTAACAAGCATAAAACCAcctgaaagaaataaaatataactctaaaaaaaatttgttgggCAAGGCTACCATCATAAACTGTCATTAGTATCTTTGTAACTTACCGAGATTAATTGGATAGTTTCAAACTAGAAAGATTCACTAGCTTTCTGCATTGATAGAGGCTAATTGAATTTGCTACACCGTTATCACCATGGCAGAActaattatttgttttgatttagaGAAATCAGTGAAAAACCATAGAAATAAGCAGAATCAAACATTCATGTGCTTAGATCATAAAAATGAATGGCCatatataaaatagaataacATACACATTTTTAAATCTAACGGGTCACTTCCAACTgtatataatttaattgtttatttacacTTATCCGTTACTTAAAATAGTTAGTTGTTCTTCTTATTACCTATACAACAgactaatacttttttttttttatcatgtaatTTAGTGACTAGAATTCAccatttttaaggtgaataagtggggcgtctgaggttcgaacctcggcctCTGCATATAATCatgcatgtccctgccaactgaacTAATATTATCAagcacttattttatttttaggttttttaaaggattttatttttaggttgttttatatttattttttgctaacttaatttcaggtataCTGATTTGAAAACATGTTTGATGCCTGTACCGTGTCAAACAAAGAAGAAACTGCTGGTGGGGTATTGAAAAATTAGCCACAGAGACTTCAGTCAGTTCCACCTAGGATTAACATGGGTACCATTGAAGTTGTAACTTCAGGGTACCAAACactaattttttcttcataaaaaacatccagacatggcaacaaaacctATACCCGTGGTTATCCACCCGAATCAAACTCAATTTGACGGATTTTCTCTGTTTTgattgggtttgggtatgggtttggGTTTTCCCCAATTtaaaaacacgggtatgggacgaGTAAAGGGTATAtatgtacccaccccgaacccatacccaaacccgtcccaaatgcaaaaaaactaatttatattgatatgccatgttattttgtttgataattgtcgtGTTATAAAAACtaacattgatatttaaaggagaaACTAAATCAATcggtctaacaaatgttaaagtgaacatattgttgataatttattacaaaatttCTCTAGGggttacaaaaaaaaacttctattttttattaaaaaaattattcaatgcggggacggGGATACCCGAACTCGTCGGAGACGGGCATGaggttcaatttctcatccccgttggatatgggtagggtaacgggtaagtatatgagaatcgggtatgggAACGGGGAatgtaaaacccgtccccaccccgccccattacCATGCCTAATTCCAGAACACCCATATGTGTATTATAATTATGGCATTGGTTTGCATATTCGAGTTTAGAAGGTTATGATGTATGATTTCATGATTATCACTAATTTGTCACATGTTAACTCCTTACATATTTATTATAACATTTTATTGTGCTAATTTATGAAAATGCCAATTTAGAATCATGACAGCAAGTTTAAAACATTGATTGGACTCACGAATCAATTTGTATAAAAACCTCACAGATCCAACCTAACAAAATCAGTAAAATAGTAacgggaagaaaaaaaatggcaaatgAAGAACGCATGTTTCAAGAAATTCAATCTGTACACCATCAATTTACAATAGAacatgacccaaaaaaaaaaaaaaaaattctgagtAATGCTATATATCTAGAAGAATTTGATCACGATATGGTCGCGAAAAGAAAGTTTGCCTGGCCGGAAATCACGGCGTGTTGgtcttaaaattttgttttggtgaaGCGGTGgtcaaattaatttaaaatctaaGGGACATTAGCTTGCCATATCATTCGGGAAATCATCACGATGAAGAGTGTATTAAAACCAAAACTCAATGTAGCTACTAATGAGCAATTTCCTCGTCCCATCCAACATTCATAATGGTTCCCTCAGCTTGAAAACTCTATCAATCACACAGAGCTCTGCTCTTGTGGTGCTTGAACCACAAAAGGCTGTCCAATCATTTACGGTCATGCCAGGAGCTATAGCTTGGCTGCCTCGGTTGACGGTCCCAGTTTCAAAAGGAACTCCAAGAGCTGCAGAAAGTTCATCCAAGACTTCTTTGGAAGCATGAGGGTGGATCTGCAGCAAGTATATCGTCAAAAGACCTGAATTacaaattttaacttttcaaGAGAACATGTCTTGTGTACTAACCAAACCACCTATGTTGGATAAGGCACAGTAACTTCcagaaaaaaaactataataatctTCCGGCTTGAAAACTTCTATCCCAAGGATATCTGTGATTAATTCCTTAGCATCCTGAACAATATATGGCAGTAAATGATACTCTATCAAAATCAACCTGTCTTAAACAAGAATGAGATAGTGGCCTGGAAAAGAAATCTATGATGTACAATTAAGACAATACCGAGTGAAGATCGGCGTGCGCAAGGGCCACATAGTCATTACATGCTATAAATCTTGAAGAAGCACACAATTCTTCTTGCATGAGCTGAAGAGCAACTCCATCAGGCAGACTTCTTTTTATATGCAGCAATTCTTTAGATAACCATGGCAAAAATATCAAGTACTGCATTATCACAAACGGTGTGGAGTTCTATTCCACAACAAAGATGAAACAGTATATATAAAAGCCATATATAAAGAAAGTAATAAGTGATAATTAAGGAAAGGCAACACTTCTGAGTATTTTTGTGTTCTGATAAAGACAAATAAGCAGATCACGCCCCaacaaaaaaatggaagaaacaaAATGTGAAAGGCCAAGACTGCTGATAAAAGATCCCAGATACTTGCATGCAGACAAAACTTACAGTATCTTTTGGATACTTGATAGTCAGATAACTCTGAGTCTAGACAATCATCATGAAACAcccttttgttaaaaaagtattttaaacaATCTggtatatttatgtttttctgtTGACAACTGTCCAAAAGCCATAAAAATAGTCTAGGTAGTGTATAATTGTTCACCTCTCTGGTGCTAATAACACTAAACCAAAGTTTCCTAGCTCAAAATATTCTTCAGTGCAAATAAAAATGGTATCTTTTACCAAATATGTGGTACATAGGAGTGACTTAGTCGGTGCTACGTTTTAATTGGTGTGCTTTCAATAGTGTTGTCGATGGAAGAAATCCAAAAATCAACCATAAAGAACAGTTTAGGTTCTTTAGTGACCTAAACAATTGGGTGATTTGTTTCATGGTGGAAGGGGGAGTGAATATGTTTTGACAAACAATGACCCACTACATTAACATAAGCATTCAATTGTACTAAGAATAAACTAAATGGATAGCCTAACAGCTGAAATCACCTTCGAGTGTGGTTGTATGGGGCAAGAGAAGCCCATTTTTgtttcctgcaaaacaatagAAAGGTAAACTTATAAGGTCCCATTAgcataaacaaaacaataaataggAAAAACTGATGTTACCATCTTTTTATTGCAATATCTAAAACTATAGGTAAAGGGAATACGGGCTGACTTTTTCacttccaattatacccttaaacaaatttgcatataataattatatattattggtgtcattcaaaaatataagaattttacATTGTTGGCTTTTGTATCAagcaattattaaaaaaaaaataaaaaaattcaaactgatTATTTCTCTACTCCTTTTATTTAAAACCCCACAACTTCGGCAATATTAATTGAGATATAAAAGTTTACCAATACAAAAACGACCAACACCAGAACAGCCACCACCAACGGAGGTTTTGATGATAGGGATCGCATCTTCTAGTTCAGCCTCAATTGCACTGTACCAAAAACACATATATCTATTCATCTGGAGA harbors:
- the LOC11422493 gene encoding eukaryotic translation initiation factor 6-2, with protein sequence MANRLLFGNSTEIGFYCKLTNAYCLVGTGGSNNFYSAIEAELEDAIPIIKTSVGGGCSGVGRFCIGNKNGLLLPHTTTLEELLHIKRSLPDGVALQLMQEELCASSRFIACNDYVALAHADLHSDAKELITDILGIEVFKPEDYYSFFSGSYCALSNIGGLIHPHASKEVLDELSAALGVPFETGTVNRGSQAIAPGMTVNDWTAFCGSSTTRAELCVIDRVFKLREPL